The Miscanthus floridulus cultivar M001 chromosome 7, ASM1932011v1, whole genome shotgun sequence genome includes a region encoding these proteins:
- the LOC136466312 gene encoding uncharacterized protein: MAIPNYTYLKLKMLGPNDIITVGSTFSHAYTCDREHYELTTTIINSTELLELRNSVTLVVPDYNRPTSSSAFHPTEETKAVGIDPTDPTKMVRIGTKRPTK, encoded by the coding sequence atggccatccccaactacacctaccttaagctaaagatgtTGGGGCCCAACGACATCATCACCgtaggtagcaccttctcgcacgcctacacgtgcgaccgcgagcattatgagctcaccactaccatcatcaactccaccgagctccTGGAGCTCAGGAATTCAGTGACTCTAGTAGTCCCCGACTACAACAGGCCAACCTCCTCGAGTGCCTTCCATCCAactgaggaaaccaaggcggtggggatcgaccccaccgacccgacaaagatggtgcggatcgggaccaagCGCCCtaccaaatag